From the genome of Psychrilyobacter atlanticus DSM 19335, one region includes:
- a CDS encoding GNAT family N-acetyltransferase, translating into MTIKKIDRNSMNEIKKLYREEGWILYLNDDKKLTTALENSQIIGGYNDTELIGFLRYLTDFEHILFIQDLIVTKEWRRDGIGEKLINNLLDKHSDIRSIILITDISDKVSNSFYKKIGFDKLENKGMVSYIK; encoded by the coding sequence ATGACTATAAAAAAAATTGATAGAAATTCTATGAATGAAATTAAAAAATTATATAGAGAAGAAGGGTGGATACTATACCTCAACGATGATAAGAAACTGACTACTGCTCTTGAAAATAGTCAAATTATAGGTGGATATAACGATACTGAATTAATAGGGTTTTTAAGGTATTTAACTGATTTTGAGCATATTTTATTTATCCAGGATCTAATTGTCACTAAGGAATGGAGAAGAGATGGTATTGGAGAAAAACTTATCAATAATTTATTGGATAAACATTCAGATATAAGATCTATCATATTAATAACGGATATAAGTGATAAAGTAAGCAATAGTTTTTATAAAAAAATAGGATTTGATAAATTAGAGAACAAGGGTATGGTTTCTTATATAAAATAA
- a CDS encoding PolC-type DNA polymerase III yields MPRNIVKIRPKKNLFESVGVKNIELKEIIVYEKLKKIELLCVVKNPHNLDELDLIQKEINKKFGDKLELDLGVEFEATNLTKMDIKLVVERIIKELKKTSAPSRSFLHLYRIYIHDQHIDVELKDQVSLENLIKAEVDIKLNTKLGKYGINNLDIRLLVGDFTKEVKDMDDEIIKITKEQIERSNKEIQLRNPAKEVMEQPKRTEPRDMEKVKVIESSEGKKILFGRGMIKGSTNDFLEFNEIYPGEVCTLEGEVFKVEQIEIKNKWRIVKFGMTNHKDSISIKIFTKIENKVDIKAGMWVKVKGKKENDQYTNNEDILAATNVNAIESQTVIRKDEAEIKRIELHAHTKMSDMAGLIDAKNLVKHAHSWGHKAIAITDFGVTHSYPFAFNAAKGMEDFKVIMGCEAYVVDDAVKMVKNAKDNVIEDETYIVFDIETTGFDPHNDEVTEIGAVKLKGTKVIDRFSTFVNPNKPIPENIVKLTGITDEMVADAPQIEEVLPKFLDFSKDATMVAHNAKFDIGFIQTKLKARLDQNYDPAVIDTLLWGRNILKELKRHNLKAMAKHLGVELDNHHRAVDDAEATAHIFVKMMNMVLTKGAYKLSEIDNVYETDVKLMDTFNTMILVKNQKGLRNLYELVSRAHIDFYGQKKPRIPKSLLTELREGLILASSGSGTFRNEGELTKAYLRGTAKSEIEELAKYYDYFEIHPRGTYTELVEKKEVESYNSIIEMNKYFVELAEKQGKIVVATGDVQYLNPDEHLTRSVLRYGSGMAFNSWQYDNQLYFRTTDEMIDEFSYLGEKVANDVVIDNTHKINEMIEKVQPIPDGFYPPKMDNAEEEVSDMTYNKAYKIYGNPLPKHIDARIKRELKAIIGNGFAVLYLSAQKLVKESLDNGYLVGSRGSVGSSLVAFMMDITEVNALYPHYVCPECQYSEFMDKEGSGVDLPHKKCPECDSEMTRDGHSIPFEVFMGFNGDKVPDIDLNFSGEYQGTIHKYCEVLFGKENVFKAGTISTLAERNAYGYVRKFSEENSKPMRGAEMERLAKKCEGVKKTTGQHPGGMIIVPEGKSIYDFTPVQRPANDQKSTSITTHYDYHVMDEQLVKLDILGHDDPTTIKLLQDLTGVNVYDIPLTDPETLKLFSTTESLGVTPDEIGSVVGTYGVPEFGTGFVRQMLVDTKPTTFSELCRISGLSHGTDVWLNNAQDFVRQGEATLSEIISVRDDIMNFLIDSGIEKGLAFKIMEFVRKGRPSKEPDTWEEYSNVMKGRKVPSWYIESCKRIKYMFPKGHAVAYVMMSVRIAYFKVHYPQAFYTAYLSRKADDFDSDFMLTLDGIKSKIKELNNEPRMDVRQKGQMALSEIILEMNARKVEFLGVDVYKSDGFKFKIEGDKIRLPLLAVNGLGAAVVENMLSERTGRTFSSYEDLKRRTKASATIIEKLKELGAIEGLSDTDQRSLF; encoded by the coding sequence ATGCCTAGAAATATAGTGAAAATACGACCGAAAAAGAATCTTTTTGAGTCTGTAGGAGTAAAAAATATAGAGTTAAAAGAAATAATTGTCTATGAGAAACTAAAAAAAATAGAGTTGTTATGTGTGGTAAAGAATCCTCACAACTTAGATGAATTGGATCTTATCCAAAAAGAGATCAATAAAAAATTTGGAGATAAACTAGAGTTGGATTTAGGAGTTGAATTTGAGGCTACGAACCTAACCAAGATGGATATAAAGTTAGTTGTAGAGAGAATTATTAAGGAATTAAAAAAGACTAGTGCTCCGTCTAGATCTTTTTTACATCTGTATAGGATCTATATCCATGATCAACATATAGATGTAGAATTAAAAGACCAGGTATCTTTAGAAAACCTTATAAAGGCTGAAGTAGATATTAAATTAAATACCAAATTGGGGAAATATGGAATAAATAATCTAGATATTAGACTTCTTGTAGGAGATTTCACCAAGGAAGTCAAAGACATGGATGATGAAATTATTAAGATTACCAAGGAACAGATCGAAAGATCCAATAAGGAAATTCAATTAAGAAATCCCGCAAAAGAAGTAATGGAACAACCTAAAAGAACTGAACCTAGAGATATGGAAAAAGTTAAGGTTATTGAGAGCAGTGAGGGCAAGAAAATTCTCTTTGGACGTGGAATGATCAAGGGGTCAACCAATGACTTTTTAGAATTCAATGAAATTTATCCTGGAGAAGTCTGCACCTTAGAGGGAGAGGTTTTCAAGGTTGAGCAAATCGAGATAAAAAACAAATGGAGAATTGTAAAATTTGGGATGACCAATCATAAAGATTCAATCTCTATTAAGATCTTTACAAAGATAGAAAACAAAGTAGATATTAAAGCTGGAATGTGGGTAAAGGTCAAGGGGAAAAAGGAAAATGACCAGTATACCAATAACGAAGATATCCTCGCTGCAACCAATGTAAATGCCATTGAATCTCAGACTGTTATTAGGAAAGATGAGGCAGAGATAAAGAGAATAGAACTTCATGCTCATACTAAGATGAGTGATATGGCAGGGCTTATCGATGCAAAGAATTTAGTTAAGCACGCTCATTCTTGGGGTCACAAGGCTATTGCTATCACTGATTTTGGTGTAACTCATTCATACCCATTTGCTTTTAATGCAGCTAAAGGAATGGAAGACTTTAAGGTAATTATGGGTTGTGAAGCTTATGTAGTAGATGATGCTGTCAAGATGGTAAAAAACGCAAAAGATAACGTAATAGAAGATGAAACATATATAGTCTTTGATATAGAAACGACTGGATTTGATCCGCACAATGATGAAGTAACAGAGATAGGAGCAGTAAAGTTGAAGGGAACTAAGGTTATAGATAGATTTTCTACCTTTGTTAACCCCAACAAACCTATCCCGGAAAATATAGTTAAACTTACTGGAATTACTGATGAAATGGTGGCAGATGCTCCTCAAATTGAGGAAGTGTTACCTAAATTTCTAGATTTTTCAAAAGATGCCACCATGGTAGCTCACAATGCAAAATTTGATATTGGTTTTATTCAGACAAAATTAAAAGCCAGATTGGATCAAAATTACGATCCAGCTGTGATAGATACCCTCCTATGGGGTAGAAACATCCTAAAAGAGCTTAAAAGACATAATTTGAAAGCTATGGCAAAACATCTAGGTGTTGAACTAGATAATCACCATAGAGCTGTAGATGACGCTGAAGCTACAGCGCACATATTTGTAAAAATGATGAATATGGTGCTGACAAAGGGAGCCTATAAATTAAGTGAGATAGATAATGTCTACGAAACTGATGTAAAACTTATGGATACATTTAATACTATGATATTGGTTAAAAATCAAAAAGGGTTGAGAAATTTATATGAATTAGTTTCAAGAGCTCATATTGATTTCTATGGTCAGAAAAAACCTAGAATACCTAAGTCACTCCTCACTGAACTACGTGAAGGTTTAATACTAGCCAGTAGTGGTAGTGGTACCTTTAGAAATGAAGGGGAATTGACTAAAGCTTACCTTCGTGGTACAGCTAAATCTGAGATTGAAGAATTAGCTAAATATTATGATTATTTCGAGATCCATCCAAGAGGTACATATACAGAATTAGTAGAAAAAAAAGAAGTGGAATCATATAACAGTATCATTGAAATGAATAAATATTTTGTCGAATTAGCTGAAAAGCAGGGTAAAATTGTCGTAGCTACAGGAGATGTCCAATATTTAAATCCAGATGAGCATCTTACTCGTAGTGTACTCAGATATGGTAGTGGAATGGCATTTAATTCATGGCAATATGATAATCAACTCTACTTCAGAACTACTGATGAGATGATTGATGAATTTTCATATTTAGGAGAAAAAGTAGCTAATGATGTGGTTATAGATAATACCCATAAGATCAATGAGATGATTGAAAAGGTTCAACCTATCCCAGATGGTTTTTATCCTCCTAAGATGGATAATGCAGAGGAAGAAGTAAGTGACATGACCTACAATAAAGCTTATAAAATATATGGTAATCCACTTCCTAAGCATATTGATGCTAGGATTAAAAGGGAATTAAAAGCTATCATTGGAAACGGCTTTGCAGTACTATACCTGTCAGCTCAAAAATTAGTAAAGGAATCTCTAGATAATGGGTATCTAGTAGGATCAAGAGGATCAGTAGGATCTTCACTGGTCGCGTTTATGATGGATATCACCGAAGTAAATGCTCTTTATCCTCACTATGTATGTCCTGAATGTCAATATTCAGAATTTATGGATAAAGAGGGAAGCGGGGTAGACCTGCCTCATAAAAAATGTCCTGAATGCGATTCAGAAATGACTCGTGACGGTCATTCTATACCATTTGAAGTATTTATGGGATTTAATGGAGATAAGGTTCCAGATATAGATCTTAATTTCTCAGGAGAATATCAAGGAACTATCCATAAATATTGTGAGGTTTTATTTGGAAAAGAAAACGTGTTTAAAGCCGGAACTATCTCTACTTTGGCAGAAAGAAATGCATATGGGTATGTACGAAAATTTTCTGAAGAAAATAGTAAACCCATGAGAGGGGCCGAAATGGAAAGATTGGCCAAGAAATGTGAAGGGGTCAAAAAGACTACGGGACAGCATCCCGGTGGAATGATAATTGTTCCGGAGGGAAAATCTATCTATGATTTTACTCCTGTACAAAGACCTGCAAATGATCAAAAATCAACATCTATAACTACCCATTATGATTATCATGTAATGGATGAACAACTTGTAAAACTAGATATATTAGGACATGATGATCCCACAACCATTAAATTATTACAAGATTTAACAGGAGTTAATGTTTATGATATACCATTAACTGATCCGGAAACTCTTAAACTTTTTTCCACTACTGAATCACTAGGAGTTACTCCAGATGAAATTGGTTCGGTAGTAGGGACCTATGGGGTACCAGAATTCGGAACTGGGTTTGTAAGGCAGATGTTGGTTGATACTAAACCAACAACCTTTTCAGAACTTTGCCGTATATCAGGACTGTCCCATGGAACAGATGTTTGGCTGAATAATGCCCAAGATTTTGTTCGTCAGGGAGAAGCTACCTTATCAGAGATTATTTCAGTAAGAGACGATATTATGAACTTTCTTATCGATTCAGGGATTGAAAAAGGATTAGCCTTTAAGATTATGGAATTTGTCAGAAAGGGAAGACCTAGTAAAGAACCTGATACTTGGGAGGAATATTCAAATGTCATGAAGGGGAGAAAAGTTCCTTCTTGGTATATAGAATCATGTAAGAGGATAAAGTATATGTTCCCTAAGGGACATGCAGTAGCTTATGTTATGATGTCTGTAAGAATTGCATATTTTAAAGTTCATTATCCTCAAGCCTTCTATACTGCATATCTAAGTAGAAAAGCTGATGATTTTGATTCGGACTTTATGCTTACTTTAGACGGAATAAAAAGTAAGATAAAAGAATTAAACAATGAACCACGAATGGATGTAAGACAGAAAGGGCAGATGGCATTGTCTGAGATTATTCTGGAAATGAATGCTCGTAAAGTAGAATTTTTAGGTGTGGATGTATACAAATCTGATGGTTTCAAATTTAAAATTGAAGGCGACAAGATCAGATTACCTCTTCTCGCTGTAAATGGATTAGGAGCAGCAGTAGTTGAAAATATGTTGAGTGAACGTACGGGAAGAACGTTTTCGTCCTATGAAGATCTCAAGAGGAGAACCAAAGCTTCTGCTACAATAATTGAGAAATTAAAAGAATTAGGTGCAATAGAAGGGTTGAGTGACACAGACCAGAGGAGCTTATTCTAA
- a CDS encoding PTS sugar transporter subunit IIA: MMSLKNMFKKNKEILVCSPLKGEVIGLNEVPDNVFTSNIIGDGCAIIPEPGDIYAPISSKVEIFKTNHLLIFEPKKGVYIVIHFGVGTSLLEGKGFKRIVELSPKKMVEVGDKLVSYDLDYLKENAKSIITPIIVSDDNVDHIELLVNAGEKVEAGAPLMKVTLK, encoded by the coding sequence ATGATGAGTTTAAAAAATATGTTTAAAAAAAATAAAGAAATATTAGTATGTTCACCACTTAAAGGTGAAGTTATAGGTCTAAATGAAGTGCCAGACAACGTTTTTACAAGTAATATTATCGGTGATGGATGTGCTATCATACCTGAACCTGGAGATATTTACGCTCCAATATCTTCTAAGGTGGAGATATTTAAGACTAATCACCTTTTAATTTTTGAACCTAAAAAAGGGGTTTATATTGTTATCCATTTCGGTGTAGGAACATCTCTTTTAGAAGGAAAAGGATTTAAAAGAATCGTAGAGCTATCTCCTAAAAAGATGGTAGAAGTAGGAGACAAATTAGTAAGCTATGATTTAGATTATCTAAAAGAAAATGCCAAGTCTATAATCACACCAATAATTGTAAGTGATGATAATGTAGATCATATAGAACTACTAGTAAATGCTGGAGAAAAAGTAGAAGCAGGAGCTCCACTTATGAAGGTAACCCTTAAATAA
- a CDS encoding calcium/sodium antiporter yields MVYILLIVSFAILIKGADVFIEGSSVVAKAFKIPELIIGIVIVGFGTSLPEFAVNMAAIVNNSNEMAVGNIVGSNVFNILFIVGAIAIFKPMIIDDKLATFDFPLAIVAATLLPFLAFDGTLLGFDHNLSRIDGIILILIFAYFVKETIGKSLVDQKYKEKKMMIYEIAEGTFKLNKFLRGKSEKKPSVKHLSKDIAMIVVGLIAVVKGGDMVIEYASEIATTFGMSKHLVGLTIVGVGTSLPEFVVCIMAARKGQQGIVIGNIVGSNTFNILFTLGASMAIKPIVVDPAMITDAMNVGMATILVGAFAILNKKIGRLTGIILVVVYIGYMYSVIKGA; encoded by the coding sequence ATGGTTTACATTTTATTGATAGTATCTTTTGCTATCTTAATCAAAGGAGCAGATGTTTTTATAGAAGGGTCTTCAGTTGTCGCCAAAGCGTTTAAAATACCAGAATTAATCATTGGGATAGTTATTGTAGGATTTGGAACATCACTCCCTGAGTTTGCAGTTAATATGGCTGCCATTGTTAATAACTCTAACGAGATGGCAGTTGGAAATATAGTAGGATCAAATGTATTTAATATTTTATTCATAGTAGGAGCGATTGCTATATTCAAACCTATGATAATAGATGATAAATTAGCCACATTTGACTTTCCATTAGCGATAGTTGCTGCAACACTATTGCCGTTTTTAGCCTTTGATGGAACACTTTTAGGATTTGATCATAATCTTAGCAGAATTGATGGTATAATATTAATATTGATATTTGCTTATTTTGTTAAGGAAACGATTGGAAAATCATTGGTAGATCAAAAATATAAAGAGAAAAAAATGATGATTTACGAGATTGCAGAAGGAACTTTTAAGTTAAATAAATTTCTACGTGGTAAGAGTGAGAAGAAACCATCTGTAAAACATCTTTCTAAAGACATAGCAATGATCGTAGTCGGTCTTATCGCTGTGGTAAAAGGTGGAGATATGGTTATCGAATACGCATCTGAGATTGCTACTACCTTTGGGATGAGTAAACATTTAGTTGGACTTACTATTGTAGGAGTAGGAACATCACTTCCTGAATTTGTGGTATGTATCATGGCAGCTAGAAAGGGTCAGCAGGGGATTGTAATTGGAAATATAGTTGGATCTAATACTTTTAACATCTTATTTACCCTAGGGGCATCTATGGCTATAAAGCCAATCGTGGTAGACCCAGCTATGATTACAGATGCTATGAATGTGGGGATGGCTACAATCTTGGTCGGAGCCTTTGCTATATTAAATAAAAAAATAGGTAGATTAACGGGAATTATATTGGTCGTAGTGTACATAGGTTATATGTATAGTGTAATTAAAGGTGCATAG
- the rpsT gene encoding 30S ribosomal protein S20: MAHTKSGRKRIRTAERNRVRNQAVKSRTKTMVKKLLTAIEAKDAEAAKAALSVTYKELDKAVTKGVFKKNTVSRKKARLSAAVNAL; this comes from the coding sequence TTGGCACATACTAAATCAGGTAGAAAAAGAATAAGAACGGCAGAAAGAAACAGAGTGAGAAATCAAGCTGTAAAATCTAGAACTAAAACTATGGTAAAGAAATTATTAACAGCTATCGAAGCTAAAGATGCAGAAGCAGCGAAAGCAGCATTATCTGTAACTTACAAAGAGTTAGATAAAGCAGTTACTAAAGGTGTTTTCAAGAAGAACACTGTATCAAGAAAGAAAGCTAGATTATCTGCTGCAGTTAACGCTTTATAA
- a CDS encoding DUF3159 domain-containing protein encodes MDAKRREILREIVPAIIFMMIYKYISFSWAILSSFGIGLTIYIQEYIKLRKLKPFSYLGIFFLVTQTIMSFVFKNPKVYYVYPLISNLMYALIFGVSLIIKKDVVSYLAKDLCERKEDFYILKPAFRRVTMLWFIFYTFKVVIKGFGLISWSFETLYYVNFILGMPTTLYLIWYSFDYPEKYYKKVENKLN; translated from the coding sequence GTGGATGCTAAGCGTAGAGAAATATTGAGAGAGATAGTTCCTGCAATAATATTTATGATGATATATAAATATATTTCATTTTCATGGGCAATTTTAAGTAGTTTTGGAATTGGGTTAACAATATACATTCAAGAATATATTAAACTTAGAAAGCTAAAGCCTTTTAGTTATTTAGGTATATTTTTTTTAGTGACTCAAACAATAATGAGTTTTGTTTTTAAAAATCCTAAAGTATACTATGTATATCCATTGATCTCCAATTTGATGTATGCACTTATATTCGGAGTGTCGCTAATAATAAAAAAAGATGTTGTTTCTTATTTGGCTAAAGACCTATGTGAAAGGAAGGAGGACTTTTATATTCTTAAACCAGCATTTAGAAGAGTTACGATGCTGTGGTTTATATTCTACACCTTTAAGGTTGTTATAAAAGGATTTGGATTAATAAGCTGGTCATTTGAGACTTTGTACTATGTAAACTTCATCCTTGGAATGCCAACAACTCTCTACCTTATCTGGTATAGTTTTGATTACCCTGAAAAATATTATAAAAAAGTTGAAAATAAATTAAATTGA
- a CDS encoding LytR/AlgR family response regulator transcription factor: MVSKLKEILKNLGLEEIKVTRDKVPFTENIGIIFKEEEHLIPLIDILEKSTKTESLYLKSKKGKILIKYSEVILIEKVDKKTYFYTDKGEGYTHKTLEYYERELYIRKFIRINKSQIVNFNKIVRIVPLMNRKLLLELDDESALEVSRGYRRNFDKMF, encoded by the coding sequence ATGGTATCTAAATTAAAAGAAATACTGAAAAACTTAGGATTAGAAGAAATTAAAGTAACAAGAGATAAAGTTCCTTTCACTGAAAATATAGGAATTATATTTAAAGAGGAAGAGCACCTTATTCCTCTTATAGATATTTTAGAAAAAAGCACGAAAACTGAAAGTCTTTATCTCAAAAGTAAAAAAGGAAAAATCCTTATAAAATATTCTGAAGTAATTTTAATTGAAAAAGTAGATAAAAAAACATATTTTTATACAGATAAAGGTGAGGGTTATACACATAAAACATTAGAATATTATGAGAGGGAGCTATACATAAGAAAATTTATCAGGATAAACAAATCACAGATTGTAAATTTCAATAAAATAGTGAGGATAGTACCACTTATGAATAGAAAGCTTTTATTAGAACTTGATGATGAAAGTGCTTTAGAAGTTAGCAGAGGATATAGAAGGAATTTTGATAAGATGTTTTAA
- a CDS encoding epoxyqueuosine reductase QueH, with protein MNKPKINYQVILEKKIKEIEKLDYIPTLLLHSCCAPCGSYVLEYLANYFKITVYYYNPNITFDDEYQKRYVEQQEFIEVINKTAKNKIEFLGGEYDTKEFYNKIKGLEDVREGGERCFECFDLRLTQTAKMAKELNYDYFTTALSISPLKNGQKINEIGIELEERLGIKFLRADFKKKNGYKRSIELSRDHNLYRQDYCGCVYSKLEREEAEKQRDVASN; from the coding sequence ATGAATAAACCAAAAATAAATTATCAAGTAATCCTAGAAAAAAAGATAAAAGAGATAGAAAAATTAGATTATATCCCGACATTATTACTGCATTCATGTTGTGCACCATGTGGTTCATATGTATTGGAGTATCTAGCAAATTATTTTAAGATTACAGTATACTACTATAATCCGAATATAACCTTTGATGATGAATATCAAAAAAGATATGTTGAGCAGCAGGAATTTATAGAAGTTATAAATAAAACAGCTAAGAATAAGATAGAGTTTTTAGGTGGTGAATATGATACCAAAGAATTTTACAATAAGATAAAGGGCTTAGAGGATGTCAGAGAGGGTGGTGAGCGTTGTTTTGAATGTTTCGACCTGAGACTTACCCAGACAGCAAAGATGGCGAAAGAATTAAACTATGACTACTTTACAACAGCTCTATCTATCAGCCCATTAAAAAATGGTCAAAAGATAAATGAAATCGGAATAGAATTAGAAGAAAGATTGGGTATTAAATTTTTAAGAGCTGATTTCAAAAAAAAGAATGGATATAAAAGATCTATAGAACTATCCCGTGATCATAATCTTTATCGTCAAGATTATTGCGGATGTGTGTATTCGAAATTAGAGAGGGAAGAAGCTGAAAAGCAACGTGACGTTGCATCTAATTAA
- a CDS encoding DNA polymerase III subunit delta, producing the protein MNYLIIGDSTTELVYKDLITKLTTETPNILQKTFDAGLKEEELFFQSISINSMFGGKELLILKRAEKIDKIWNFFKAMNNFNILNKDIIIIYNSSLNEFGKEVKPFPKKARKEVEGNFKLMEVSDKDGNTTLNYIMNTLNVDKPTALKFKDMVGGDLSVLRQEMQKINNFLEGDTFTFEKVLNILTVSKEYNTFDMVKEVLQGNKENTILHLKKSKEHIFFLNILTGELLNLLKLRVLFEEGTIKSTRNYNTFKVAFEKNKNLFKNKRGFSHPYVIFLKLPLIERFDSVVLQKYLNKVLDIEAKFKSGNGELEIMLETFILEI; encoded by the coding sequence ATGAACTATTTAATCATCGGTGATTCCACAACAGAGTTAGTTTATAAAGATCTAATCACTAAGTTGACAACAGAAACACCAAATATTCTACAAAAAACTTTTGATGCCGGCTTAAAGGAGGAGGAGTTATTTTTTCAGTCTATATCTATCAACTCTATGTTTGGTGGAAAAGAACTATTAATTCTTAAAAGAGCAGAAAAAATAGATAAAATTTGGAATTTTTTTAAGGCTATGAATAATTTTAATATATTGAATAAAGATATTATTATTATATATAACTCCTCTTTAAATGAATTCGGCAAGGAAGTAAAACCTTTCCCTAAAAAAGCAAGAAAGGAAGTCGAAGGGAACTTCAAATTAATGGAAGTGTCGGATAAAGATGGAAACACTACACTTAACTATATAATGAATACCCTCAATGTGGACAAACCCACAGCACTAAAATTTAAAGATATGGTAGGAGGAGATCTGTCTGTTCTCCGTCAAGAGATGCAAAAAATAAATAATTTTTTAGAGGGAGATACTTTCACATTTGAAAAAGTTTTAAATATTTTGACGGTATCCAAAGAATACAATACTTTTGATATGGTTAAAGAGGTTTTACAGGGAAATAAGGAAAACACAATCTTACATCTAAAAAAATCCAAAGAACATATCTTCTTTTTAAATATATTAACAGGAGAATTATTAAATCTATTGAAATTAAGAGTTCTTTTTGAGGAAGGGACTATAAAATCAACTAGAAATTATAATACCTTTAAAGTTGCATTTGAGAAGAATAAAAACTTATTTAAAAATAAAAGGGGATTTAGTCATCCCTACGTTATTTTTTTAAAGCTTCCCCTTATAGAGAGGTTTGATAGCGTTGTACTTCAAAAATATTTGAACAAAGTTTTGGATATAGAAGCTAAATTTAAATCTGGAAATGGTGAATTAGAGATAATGTTAGAGACCTTTATATTGGAGATATAG
- a CDS encoding SPL family radical SAM protein: MSKIYITEDIKNHKKGIEILKKIKKYNLIEDEKTFITMIRDMKLTNEEEKQYMLFTTKKGHFLKNYYLDDNLSKIKEEFYLSYENNCPFNCLYCYLRDYFNHSAFIFYVNLEDMFAELDNFNKSGTMISAGIVNDTLVHDNLTNVTSDLIGYFKDRPRLILELRTKSHNIKNLLEITPHKNILISFTFSPQEVIDRYELGASSLKERITAAKKLQEHGYSIGLRLDPMIDIEESSTAYRNMVEEIFSVLDLTKIRDIGIGTIRYKKGLRQKVLAERNTDLFFNEFIVGIDGKERYFKKIRIDMYKNIVNSINKYGKFDIYLGMEPQYIWDEVFKREVR, from the coding sequence ATGAGTAAAATATATATAACAGAAGATATTAAAAATCATAAAAAAGGAATAGAGATCTTAAAAAAGATAAAAAAATACAATCTTATTGAAGATGAAAAAACATTTATTACGATGATTCGTGATATGAAGTTAACCAATGAAGAGGAGAAGCAGTATATGCTTTTCACCACTAAAAAAGGACATTTTTTAAAAAACTATTATTTAGATGACAATTTATCTAAGATAAAGGAGGAGTTTTACCTTTCCTATGAAAACAACTGCCCCTTTAATTGTCTCTACTGTTACCTTAGAGATTATTTCAACCACAGTGCCTTTATTTTTTATGTAAATCTAGAAGATATGTTTGCTGAATTAGATAACTTTAATAAAAGCGGAACTATGATAAGTGCTGGAATTGTCAACGATACATTGGTCCACGACAACCTCACCAATGTTACTTCTGATCTTATAGGATATTTTAAAGATAGACCAAGATTAATCTTAGAATTAAGAACTAAGAGTCACAATATAAAAAATTTATTAGAAATAACTCCACATAAAAATATCCTTATATCATTTACATTCAGCCCCCAAGAAGTAATAGACAGATATGAATTGGGAGCATCATCTCTAAAAGAACGTATTACAGCTGCTAAAAAACTCCAAGAACACGGTTATTCTATCGGACTTCGATTAGATCCTATGATAGATATAGAGGAGAGTAGCACAGCCTATAGAAATATGGTTGAGGAAATATTTTCTGTTCTTGATCTAACTAAGATAAGAGATATAGGAATTGGTACTATCAGATATAAAAAAGGATTACGTCAAAAAGTATTAGCAGAAAGAAATACAGACCTGTTTTTCAATGAATTTATTGTTGGAATCGATGGAAAAGAGAGATACTTCAAAAAAATACGTATAGATATGTATAAAAATATAGTAAATTCAATAAACAAATATGGAAAATTTGATATTTATCTTGGAATGGAACCGCAATATATTTGGGATGAAGTTTTTAAAAGGGAGGTTAGATGA